A stretch of Manis javanica isolate MJ-LG chromosome 1, MJ_LKY, whole genome shotgun sequence DNA encodes these proteins:
- the PCARE gene encoding photoreceptor cilium actin regulator isoform X2 has translation MGCAPSRSDIVNSIAKSGIQFFKKPKEILPGHQGVSERCSIPLPVQSSTCYDSGAALSQGERLAKGQPGPRWTRTPAEGLCQLAGDPNAGEGKDVRGLIPETQTSPSQRNKSQGHMAKDIQFKTRSSHKSQGTAFSGEESNTQETSKWEKKPEGHRLGCQAICLARESEGKVDFPEALVKAHQHAYTYLHTCLSKYEAILCIIHQATQTQEHLQPMVSFLLLCFDEVNRLLGEISKDGEMLLQEVREDLTWPLRKAGPREQPDLLQQLLQYTVSKLQVLCGTVASLTGSFLEGSSRYHLATASHLGNKLSTKRGLDDRLLRALGQLEHLASGHNDPGVQGPPLCSEDSGIGGDSESVQLADKLGRQASWDLELGPAEWRPVISPTVEARLAGHTWQQSPFWVGSDSPQHCPLSRPPTAKIQPTAQRAAGSARPSSTGPENPACRPLQIGKSAPCDSLETGISVETQLSKGSSVMDTPSLSDGEDSSPEEEEDEVSSTKLYPWQENASHARPRSSPAGPESPFQPHLRRLRSSQAQEMFLKMKEAISKRIKFVPAPSGHEDWAEEEERKIVAPRRPRTVSGSRTVPMRQRRSQSEVFLKSHMEDSTLRELRRVQTDLSQRLEAFYALGAQQQGQSKEQALQPRAAALRPGSKGRVAPSNTVSKLKASLTKNFSILPSQDKNILQKCSPCPKGEQPWQEKAEGLPNAIPSGEKACEAPGAKDWTVSGCPTRTSVRKLIETFSSTESLRMLGDSKDSGPSPHLRKWGIPSMPPRFPIYRGLAPLYTKPQISPAAGRESLKVDPGWRPLAPIFPPLLPAGEPKSEALNCETEQDLEHLPPPPLEILMDKSFISLEPPESSKPTQSSLEGTRVPELGGAGPAQRPWASPKLRASLSPTDLLPSRSTATSTRPCGTGCGNSKNSCSSGKPNHPPAARGKPAVRSTGTQGQARAGRATGLPRHPQKAIYWPHSSHTSGQSRSSEPSLARSTRGPPSPEAKRQSQERSSLLVRKASPTKAHWMLRKLPSPVESSVPSVHSSPSPPVSPLASPPTMKKGAFPTPLPSLPLVSPPTHHKVFSPQTQTTEASSPSSGPALSLTASPTQGCKETRGAEDGQAAVAKASENTRSVFCPATPSLFEAKWPFSTAHPFSAPSLPPEAGGPHGTPTGCWRSSSGPRLRGDSHRGMALCALNPQPFVRRTVSDRRPGFRLPLPVPGLTSNTRESHRGQSSSSEESLKDPEPQSSSWHSEPKGSSRGASPPELCVLGHGLQWEASASHPQDQPQQKEEA, from the exons ATGGGGTGTGCACCTTCCCGCAGTGACATTGTTAACAGCATTGCTAAGAGTGgcatccaattttttaaaaagcccaaaGAAATTTTGCCAGGACATCAGGGTGTCAGTGAAAGATGTTCCATCCCTTTGCCGGTTCAAAGCTCCACCTGTTATGACTCTGGGGCGGCCTTATCCCAGGGAGAGAGGCTGGCAAAGGGGCAGCCAGGTCCCAGGTGGACCAGAACTCCAGCTGAAGGTCTTTGTCAGCTCGCAGGAGATCCCAATGCAGGCGAAGGGAAAGATGTGCGAGGACTGATCCCAGAAACCCAAACTTCCCCATCCCAGAGGAACAAATCACAAGGCCACATGGCTAAGGACATTCAATTCAAGACACGGAGTTCCCACAAGTCACAAGGGACAGCCTTTTCTGGGGAAGAAAGTAATACCCAAGAGACCTCCAAATGGGAAAAGAAGCCCGAAGGCCACAGGCTGGGCTGCCAAGCCATTTGTCTTGCCCGGGAGTCTGAAGGTAAAGTGGACTTCCCCGAGGCCCTGGTGAAGGCCCACCAGCATGCTTACACCTATCTGCACACCTGCCTCTCCAAATATGAAGCAATTCTGTGCATCATCCACCAGGCCACCCAGACCCAGGAGCACCTGCAGCCCATGGTCAGCTTCCTGCTGCTGTGCTTTGATGAGGTCAACCGGCTCTTGGGGGAGATCTCCAAGGATGGAGAAATGCTCCTCCAAGAAGTTAGAGAGGATCTGACTTGGCCATTGAGGAAAGCAGGGCCCCGGGAGCAGCCAGATCTCCTGCAGCAGCTTCTGCAGTACACAGTCAGCAAGCTGCAGGTGCTCTGCGGCACAGTGGCCTCCCTCACCGGCAGCTTCCTGGAGGGCTCCAGCAGGTACCACCTTGCCACTGCAAGCCACCTGGGAAACAAGCTGAGCACAAAGAGGGGCTTGGACGACCGCCTCCTGAGGGCTCTGGGGCAGCTGGAGCACTTGGCAAGTGGCCACAATGACCCTGGGGTGCAGGGCCCACCCTTATGCTCTGAGGACAGTGGCATTGGTGGTGACAGTGAGTCTGTGCAGCTGGCAGACAAGCTGGGCAGGCAAGCCAGCTGGGACTTAGAGCTGGGCCCAGCAGAATGGAGGCCAGTGATTTCACCCACAGTGGAAGCCAGGCTGGCAGGACACACCTGGCAGCAAAGTCCTTTCTGGGTGGGTTCGGACAGCCCCCAGCACTGCCCACTCTCAAGGCCTCCTACAGCAAAGATTCAGCCAACAGCACAGAGGGCAGCCGGGAGCGCCCGCCCCTCCAGCACAGGCCCAGAAAATCCTGCTTGCAGGCCTTTGCAGATAGGCAAAAGCGCTCCCTGTGATTCCCTTGAGACTGGGATCTCTGTGGAAACGCAGCTCTCAAAAGGCTCCAGTGTAATGGACACTCCATCCCTCAGTGATGGTGAGGACAGCAgcccagaggaggaggaagacgaaGTCAGCAGCACGAAGCTGTACCCATGGCAGGAAAATGCTTCCCATGCAAGGCCTCGGTCTTCACCTGCTGGCCCCGAAAGCCCATTTCAGCCCCACCTCAGGAGGTTGAGGAGCTCCCAAGCCCAGGAAATGTTTCTGAAGATGAAGGAAGCAATCAGCAAAAGGATCAAGTTTGTCCCTGCACCTTCTGGGCATGAGGactgggcagaggaggaggagaggaaaattGTGGCCCCACGGAGACCTAGAACAGTCAGTGGCAGCAGGACAGTCCCCATGAGGCAGAGGAGGTCCCAGTCAGAGGTCTTTCTTAAAAGCCACATGGAGGACTCTACCCTCCGGGAGCTGCGAAGGGTCCAGACAGACCTCAGCCAGAGGCTGGAAGCATTCTATGCCCTGGGCGCACAACAGCAGGGGCAGAGCAAGGAACAGGCTCTGCAGCCCAGAGCAGCAGCTCTGAGGCCCGGCAGCAAAGGCAGGGTCGCCCCCAGCAACACCGTCAGCAAGCTGAAGGCATCCCTCACCAAGAACTTCAGCATTTTGCCAAGTCAGGACAAGAACATTCTGCAGAAATGCAGTCCCTGCCCCAAGGGTGAACAGCCCTGGCAGGAGAAAGCTGAGGGGCTTCCAAATGCCATTCCATCAGGTGAGAAGGCCTGTGAGGCTCCTGGGGCCAAGGACTGGACTGTCAGTGGCTGTCCCACCAGAACATCAGTCAGGAAACTCATTGAAACTTTCAGTTCCACTGAGAGTCTGAGGATGCTGGGAGATTCCAAGGACTCTGGGCCAAGCCCCCACCTCAGGAAGTGGGGTATCCCCAGCATGCCTCCCAGATTTCCCATTTACAGGGGACTGGCCCCCTTGTATACAAAGCCCCAAATTTCCCCAGCAGCAGGCAGAGAATCTCTCAAGGTAGACCCAGGCTGGAGGCCCCTGGCTCCTATTTTTCCACCTCTGCTTCCAGCAGGAGAGCCCAAGAGTGAGGCCCTCAACTGTGAAACAGAGCAGGACCTGGAGCACCTCCCTCCACCACCTCTGGAAATCCTGATGGACAAATCATTCATTTCTCTGGAGCCCCCAGAAAGCAGCAAGCCAACACAGAGCTCCCTTGAAGGGACCCGCGTGCcagagctgggaggggctggCCCTGCCCAGAGACCGTGGGCTTCCCCAAAGCTAAGAGCCTCCTTGAGCCCCACTGACCTGCTGCCCAGCAGGAGCACTGCCACCTCCACCAGGCCCTGTGGCACAGGGTGCGGGAACAGCAAGAACAGCTGCAGTTCTGGAAAGCCGAACCACCCACCAGCAGCCCGCGGAAAGCCAGCAGTGAGGAGCACTGGGACTCAGGGGCAGGCACGGGCAGGCAGGGCCACAGGCCTCCCCAGGCATCCCCAGAAGGCTATCTACTGGCCCCACTCCAGCCACACATCTGGGCAGAGCAGGTCCTCAGAACCCAGCCTGGCTAGATCAACTCGAGGGCCACCTTCTCCAGAGGCCAAAAGGCAGAGCCAAGAGAGAAGCAGCCTGCTGGTCAGGAAGGCCTCTCCCACAAAGGCACACTGGATGCTCAGGAAGCTCCCGAGCCCTGTCGAGTCAAGTGTCCCCTCCGTGCACAGCTCCCCCAGCCCACCAGTCAGCCCTCTGGCAAGCCCCCCAACAATGAAGAAAGGAGCTTTCCCGACACCCCTACCCAGCCTTCCCCTGGTGAGCCCGCCCACTCATCATAAGGTCTTTAGCCCCCAGACCCAGACTACAGAAGCCAGTTCCCCATCCTCTGGCCCCGCTCTATCCCTGACAGCATCCCCCACTCAGGGGTGCAAGGAAACAAGAGGTGCTGAAGATGGTCAGGCAGCCGTGGCCAAAGCATCTGAGAACACACGTTCTGTATTCTGCCCGGCCACCCCCTCTCTGTTTGAAGCTAAATGGCCATTCTCAACAGCCCACCCATTCAGTGCACCATCGCTGCCACCTGAAGCTGGGGGCCCTCATGGGACCCCCACAGGATGCTGGAGGAGCAGCTCAGGGCCACGACTGAGGGGAGACTCACATCGGGGAATGGCTCTGTGTGCCCTCAACCCTCAGCCCTTTGTCAGAAGAACAGTGTCTGACCGCCGGCCCGGCTTCCGCCTTCCCCTCCCTGTCCCAGGCCTCACCAGCAACACTCGTGAATCCCACCGTGGCCAGAGCAG CAGCAGCGAGGAGAGTCTGAAGGACCCAGAGCCGCAGAGCAGCTCCTGGCACTCAGAGCCTAAGGGCAGCAGCAGGGGCGCATCGCCCCCAGAGCTCTGCGTTCTGGGCCACGGGCTGCAGTGGGAGGCCAGTGCCAGCCACCCCCAGGACCAGCCCCAGCAGAAAGAAGAGGCCTGA
- the PCARE gene encoding photoreceptor cilium actin regulator isoform X1 translates to MGCAPSRSDIVNSIAKSGIQFFKKPKEILPGHQGVSERCSIPLPVQSSTCYDSGAALSQGERLAKGQPGPRWTRTPAEGLCQLAGDPNAGEGKDVRGLIPETQTSPSQRNKSQGHMAKDIQFKTRSSHKSQGTAFSGEESNTQETSKWEKKPEGHRLGCQAICLARESEGKVDFPEALVKAHQHAYTYLHTCLSKYEAILCIIHQATQTQEHLQPMVSFLLLCFDEVNRLLGEISKDGEMLLQEVREDLTWPLRKAGPREQPDLLQQLLQYTVSKLQVLCGTVASLTGSFLEGSSRYHLATASHLGNKLSTKRGLDDRLLRALGQLEHLASGHNDPGVQGPPLCSEDSGIGGDSESVQLADKLGRQASWDLELGPAEWRPVISPTVEARLAGHTWQQSPFWVGSDSPQHCPLSRPPTAKIQPTAQRAAGSARPSSTGPENPACRPLQIGKSAPCDSLETGISVETQLSKGSSVMDTPSLSDGEDSSPEEEEDEVSSTKLYPWQENASHARPRSSPAGPESPFQPHLRRLRSSQAQEMFLKMKEAISKRIKFVPAPSGHEDWAEEEERKIVAPRRPRTVSGSRTVPMRQRRSQSEVFLKSHMEDSTLRELRRVQTDLSQRLEAFYALGAQQQGQSKEQALQPRAAALRPGSKGRVAPSNTVSKLKASLTKNFSILPSQDKNILQKCSPCPKGEQPWQEKAEGLPNAIPSGEKACEAPGAKDWTVSGCPTRTSVRKLIETFSSTESLRMLGDSKDSGPSPHLRKWGIPSMPPRFPIYRGLAPLYTKPQISPAAGRESLKVDPGWRPLAPIFPPLLPAGEPKSEALNCETEQDLEHLPPPPLEILMDKSFISLEPPESSKPTQSSLEGTRVPELGGAGPAQRPWASPKLRASLSPTDLLPSRSTATSTRPCGTGCGNSKNSCSSGKPNHPPAARGKPAVRSTGTQGQARAGRATGLPRHPQKAIYWPHSSHTSGQSRSSEPSLARSTRGPPSPEAKRQSQERSSLLVRKASPTKAHWMLRKLPSPVESSVPSVHSSPSPPVSPLASPPTMKKGAFPTPLPSLPLVSPPTHHKVFSPQTQTTEASSPSSGPALSLTASPTQGCKETRGAEDGQAAVAKASENTRSVFCPATPSLFEAKWPFSTAHPFSAPSLPPEAGGPHGTPTGCWRSSSGPRLRGDSHRGMALCALNPQPFVRRTVSDRRPGFRLPLPVPGLTSNTRESHRGQSSSSSEESLKDPEPQSSSWHSEPKGSSRGASPPELCVLGHGLQWEASASHPQDQPQQKEEA, encoded by the exons ATGGGGTGTGCACCTTCCCGCAGTGACATTGTTAACAGCATTGCTAAGAGTGgcatccaattttttaaaaagcccaaaGAAATTTTGCCAGGACATCAGGGTGTCAGTGAAAGATGTTCCATCCCTTTGCCGGTTCAAAGCTCCACCTGTTATGACTCTGGGGCGGCCTTATCCCAGGGAGAGAGGCTGGCAAAGGGGCAGCCAGGTCCCAGGTGGACCAGAACTCCAGCTGAAGGTCTTTGTCAGCTCGCAGGAGATCCCAATGCAGGCGAAGGGAAAGATGTGCGAGGACTGATCCCAGAAACCCAAACTTCCCCATCCCAGAGGAACAAATCACAAGGCCACATGGCTAAGGACATTCAATTCAAGACACGGAGTTCCCACAAGTCACAAGGGACAGCCTTTTCTGGGGAAGAAAGTAATACCCAAGAGACCTCCAAATGGGAAAAGAAGCCCGAAGGCCACAGGCTGGGCTGCCAAGCCATTTGTCTTGCCCGGGAGTCTGAAGGTAAAGTGGACTTCCCCGAGGCCCTGGTGAAGGCCCACCAGCATGCTTACACCTATCTGCACACCTGCCTCTCCAAATATGAAGCAATTCTGTGCATCATCCACCAGGCCACCCAGACCCAGGAGCACCTGCAGCCCATGGTCAGCTTCCTGCTGCTGTGCTTTGATGAGGTCAACCGGCTCTTGGGGGAGATCTCCAAGGATGGAGAAATGCTCCTCCAAGAAGTTAGAGAGGATCTGACTTGGCCATTGAGGAAAGCAGGGCCCCGGGAGCAGCCAGATCTCCTGCAGCAGCTTCTGCAGTACACAGTCAGCAAGCTGCAGGTGCTCTGCGGCACAGTGGCCTCCCTCACCGGCAGCTTCCTGGAGGGCTCCAGCAGGTACCACCTTGCCACTGCAAGCCACCTGGGAAACAAGCTGAGCACAAAGAGGGGCTTGGACGACCGCCTCCTGAGGGCTCTGGGGCAGCTGGAGCACTTGGCAAGTGGCCACAATGACCCTGGGGTGCAGGGCCCACCCTTATGCTCTGAGGACAGTGGCATTGGTGGTGACAGTGAGTCTGTGCAGCTGGCAGACAAGCTGGGCAGGCAAGCCAGCTGGGACTTAGAGCTGGGCCCAGCAGAATGGAGGCCAGTGATTTCACCCACAGTGGAAGCCAGGCTGGCAGGACACACCTGGCAGCAAAGTCCTTTCTGGGTGGGTTCGGACAGCCCCCAGCACTGCCCACTCTCAAGGCCTCCTACAGCAAAGATTCAGCCAACAGCACAGAGGGCAGCCGGGAGCGCCCGCCCCTCCAGCACAGGCCCAGAAAATCCTGCTTGCAGGCCTTTGCAGATAGGCAAAAGCGCTCCCTGTGATTCCCTTGAGACTGGGATCTCTGTGGAAACGCAGCTCTCAAAAGGCTCCAGTGTAATGGACACTCCATCCCTCAGTGATGGTGAGGACAGCAgcccagaggaggaggaagacgaaGTCAGCAGCACGAAGCTGTACCCATGGCAGGAAAATGCTTCCCATGCAAGGCCTCGGTCTTCACCTGCTGGCCCCGAAAGCCCATTTCAGCCCCACCTCAGGAGGTTGAGGAGCTCCCAAGCCCAGGAAATGTTTCTGAAGATGAAGGAAGCAATCAGCAAAAGGATCAAGTTTGTCCCTGCACCTTCTGGGCATGAGGactgggcagaggaggaggagaggaaaattGTGGCCCCACGGAGACCTAGAACAGTCAGTGGCAGCAGGACAGTCCCCATGAGGCAGAGGAGGTCCCAGTCAGAGGTCTTTCTTAAAAGCCACATGGAGGACTCTACCCTCCGGGAGCTGCGAAGGGTCCAGACAGACCTCAGCCAGAGGCTGGAAGCATTCTATGCCCTGGGCGCACAACAGCAGGGGCAGAGCAAGGAACAGGCTCTGCAGCCCAGAGCAGCAGCTCTGAGGCCCGGCAGCAAAGGCAGGGTCGCCCCCAGCAACACCGTCAGCAAGCTGAAGGCATCCCTCACCAAGAACTTCAGCATTTTGCCAAGTCAGGACAAGAACATTCTGCAGAAATGCAGTCCCTGCCCCAAGGGTGAACAGCCCTGGCAGGAGAAAGCTGAGGGGCTTCCAAATGCCATTCCATCAGGTGAGAAGGCCTGTGAGGCTCCTGGGGCCAAGGACTGGACTGTCAGTGGCTGTCCCACCAGAACATCAGTCAGGAAACTCATTGAAACTTTCAGTTCCACTGAGAGTCTGAGGATGCTGGGAGATTCCAAGGACTCTGGGCCAAGCCCCCACCTCAGGAAGTGGGGTATCCCCAGCATGCCTCCCAGATTTCCCATTTACAGGGGACTGGCCCCCTTGTATACAAAGCCCCAAATTTCCCCAGCAGCAGGCAGAGAATCTCTCAAGGTAGACCCAGGCTGGAGGCCCCTGGCTCCTATTTTTCCACCTCTGCTTCCAGCAGGAGAGCCCAAGAGTGAGGCCCTCAACTGTGAAACAGAGCAGGACCTGGAGCACCTCCCTCCACCACCTCTGGAAATCCTGATGGACAAATCATTCATTTCTCTGGAGCCCCCAGAAAGCAGCAAGCCAACACAGAGCTCCCTTGAAGGGACCCGCGTGCcagagctgggaggggctggCCCTGCCCAGAGACCGTGGGCTTCCCCAAAGCTAAGAGCCTCCTTGAGCCCCACTGACCTGCTGCCCAGCAGGAGCACTGCCACCTCCACCAGGCCCTGTGGCACAGGGTGCGGGAACAGCAAGAACAGCTGCAGTTCTGGAAAGCCGAACCACCCACCAGCAGCCCGCGGAAAGCCAGCAGTGAGGAGCACTGGGACTCAGGGGCAGGCACGGGCAGGCAGGGCCACAGGCCTCCCCAGGCATCCCCAGAAGGCTATCTACTGGCCCCACTCCAGCCACACATCTGGGCAGAGCAGGTCCTCAGAACCCAGCCTGGCTAGATCAACTCGAGGGCCACCTTCTCCAGAGGCCAAAAGGCAGAGCCAAGAGAGAAGCAGCCTGCTGGTCAGGAAGGCCTCTCCCACAAAGGCACACTGGATGCTCAGGAAGCTCCCGAGCCCTGTCGAGTCAAGTGTCCCCTCCGTGCACAGCTCCCCCAGCCCACCAGTCAGCCCTCTGGCAAGCCCCCCAACAATGAAGAAAGGAGCTTTCCCGACACCCCTACCCAGCCTTCCCCTGGTGAGCCCGCCCACTCATCATAAGGTCTTTAGCCCCCAGACCCAGACTACAGAAGCCAGTTCCCCATCCTCTGGCCCCGCTCTATCCCTGACAGCATCCCCCACTCAGGGGTGCAAGGAAACAAGAGGTGCTGAAGATGGTCAGGCAGCCGTGGCCAAAGCATCTGAGAACACACGTTCTGTATTCTGCCCGGCCACCCCCTCTCTGTTTGAAGCTAAATGGCCATTCTCAACAGCCCACCCATTCAGTGCACCATCGCTGCCACCTGAAGCTGGGGGCCCTCATGGGACCCCCACAGGATGCTGGAGGAGCAGCTCAGGGCCACGACTGAGGGGAGACTCACATCGGGGAATGGCTCTGTGTGCCCTCAACCCTCAGCCCTTTGTCAGAAGAACAGTGTCTGACCGCCGGCCCGGCTTCCGCCTTCCCCTCCCTGTCCCAGGCCTCACCAGCAACACTCGTGAATCCCACCGTGGCCAGAGCAG CAGCAGCAGCGAGGAGAGTCTGAAGGACCCAGAGCCGCAGAGCAGCTCCTGGCACTCAGAGCCTAAGGGCAGCAGCAGGGGCGCATCGCCCCCAGAGCTCTGCGTTCTGGGCCACGGGCTGCAGTGGGAGGCCAGTGCCAGCCACCCCCAGGACCAGCCCCAGCAGAAAGAAGAGGCCTGA